Genomic window (Trichocoleus sp.):
ACCTCAGAAGACTTATCCAACCCACAAACGAGCCGTCTGGCAGAAGTGAGTACACTAGAACTGGCGCAAGCTCTCGCAGAACGGCTCGCCATCACCCCGGCAGACTGGCATCGCCTCAAAGCAAACCGCACCGCACGATCGAGTGAACAAGCTGCCATTGCCTTACTCTATCTCTTGAAGGAAAACCCCCAGGAGGCATTGCCCCGACTCCAACAGGCTGCTGGATGGCTCGATCGCTCTGTTTCTGCTCCACCATGCCCGACTCATGGACATTAGTTTTGTGCAGGAGTAAACAGCAATGGGACGATGGCTTGATATTTTCAGTGATGGGCGCGTATTTGAGATGGAGGGCAGCAAGCCGCTGCGGGTTTTTGATACTCAGGGAGAAGTGAAGCGGCTCCTGAATGTGCTGCAACAAACAGAGGCCGGAAGGTTTGCTGTTGCACCTGCTGGGAAAAAACCCCCGACTCTAGATCCAACTCCGCCGAAGCCGCCTGCCACAGAACGTGCGGTGATTCAGATTACCAGAACCGATCGCCTCAACCCAAAGGGATTGGTAGAACTAGAAGTGGCGTTAGTTCGCAATCAGAAGGTGATCGATCGCATTCCGGCGATTTCGGGTCAGGCGGGACAGCAATATTTTCGTACCGTCACAATGAGCCGTGGTGGATCGATGGAACCTTTACCAGAAGGCTATTGGCTGATTGGTCTGGTGGAGTGGGCAAGCGGGGTATGGGGCGACTACTCAAAAAGCTGGGCAGATCCAAATGATGGCTTAGGTCCGGTTTGGGTAGGGCTGCGCTGCAATTCTCCCACTGAAAGAACAGCGATCGGCTTTCACCTTGATAACAATGCAGCAGTTTCACCGGGAACGAATGGCTGCGTAGGAATTACGAATGGGGCGGATTTGAAGAAGTTTGTCGGCTGGTTTACTGACCCCCGCTATTCGCCCAAAGTGGCGATCGTTAATTGGGGATTGGGAACGGTGAAAGCCGCATGAGAAACCAACTTCTAAAAGAACGTGACAAACATGACAAAAAGTAGCAATCTTGCCTCTTTGCAAGCGTTGTCGTTTACACTCACATCAAGTTGACATTTTACGGTGTCTAACTATATCTTTCGCTTCAGTCTGCGAAACGGTTTCGCTCTTTTGTTCTGTTGTCTTGTTTCAAACGAGTTGATGACATTGGCGATCGCAAAATGGGTTCTAGCCTGTCCTGAAAACTCTTTGAAATAAGTTGATGCTTTTTAGGTTTTGATCACTCTTCTGCTGAAGCGAGTCGCATCACATCGAGGAGAGGAGAAATGGCTGGTTTTAGTGAATTGCAGCGTCTCGGAAAGGCGTTGATGTTGCCGATCGCAGTTTTGCCTGCGGCAGGGTTGCTGTTGCGATTGGGTGCGCCAGATGTGCTGAATATTCCCGTCATGACCAAGGCAGGCGGAGCTGTATTTGATAACCTACCTGCAATTTTTGCGACGGGTATTGCGATCGGGTTTGCCAGAGATGCTTCTGGTGCGGCTGCGTTGGCGGGGCTAGTCGGCTACTATGTGCTGACGGTTGGCACCAAGGCAATCAACGAAGATATCAATATGGGTGTGCTGGCTGGCATCATTACGGGTGTGGTGGCTGGGCTGCTCTACAACCGTTTTTACAACATCAAGCTGCCCGACTATTTGGGGTTCTTTGGCGGCAAGCGGTTTGTGCCGATCGCCACAGGCGGCGTTTGCTTTTTGTTGGCGGTGCTGTTTGGCTTCATCTGGCCTCCCATTCAGGCAGTGATTGAAGGGATTGGCAACTGGATTGTCACGTCAGGACCGATCGGCACGTTTGTTTATGGGAGCCTCAATCGTTTATTGATTCCGGTCGGCTTGCACCATATTCTCAACAGTTTGGTCTGGTTCGTATTTGGCACATTTAACGGAGCGAAGGAAGTCGTTACGGGAGACTTAAACCGCTACTTTGCTGGCGACCCCACAGCAGGAACATTTATGGCGGGCTTCTATCCTGTGATGATGTTTGGCTTACCTGCTGCCTGTTTAGCGATGGCACATGCTGCCTTCCCGGAGAAGCGCCGAGTTACCTCTGGGGTGATGCTCAGTATGGCACTCACTTCTTTCCTGACAGGCATTACTGAGCCGATCGAATTTACCTTCATGTTCCTGGCTCCAGTACTATATGCCATCCATGCCTTTCTTACCGGAATCTCGATGGCGCTGCTCAATCTGTTGGGGGTCAAACATGGTTTTACTTTTTCGGCAGGTGCGATCGACTTTATCCTCAACTTTGGGCTATCTACAAAAGGCTGGCTGATTCTACCGATCGGATTGGTCTATGGATTGATCTACTATTTCCTGTTCCTGTTCTGCATCCGCAAACTGAATCTGCGAACCCCAGGACGCGAAGCAGAGGTTGTGGAAGATCCGCTTCAAGCCGCAACAGAAGCACCTGTTCCGGTGGGCGCAAGGATGGCAGCAGTTCCAGCAGCAGCTCCAACGATGACGCGATCGACCTATGCGCCTGAAAACGATACCACTACCCTGGCAAGACGCTATCTGGCGGCGTTGGGCGGAGAAGATAACATCAGGACGATTGATGCCTGCATTACCCGCTTGCGGTTGACGTTGGTGAATCGAGATGTGGTCTCCGATGAGCAACTAAAAGCTTTGGGCGCGAAAGGAGTGATTCGTCTGGGATCAGACGGAATGCAGATTGTTTTAGGGCCGATGGCAGAGACAATCGCAGAAGAGATGCGAAACTTACGGTAGGTCTGATTAGTAAGATCCGAAAATAAGAGTCGAAAAATTGTCTCTCTCAATCGACCCCAATTGACCTCAAATTGACAAATCCCCAATGCATCCGGGAGAAAGGTGTATGCGTTTAGTCATCTGCGAGTCAGCCAAGGCAGTAGCAGATTGGGCAGCTCGCTATGTGCAGCAAAGAATTCAAGCGTTTGCACCAACCGCCGATCGCCCGTTTGTGTTGGGGTTGCCAACTGGGGGCACGCCACTCAAAATGTACCAGCGATTGATCGAGTTTTATCAACAGGGGGAGATCAGCTTTCGGCATGTAGTCACGTTCAACATGGATGAGTATGTGGGCTTACCGGAAGACCATCCACAGAGCTATCACACCTATATGTACAGCAATTTTTTTAACCACATTGATATTCCGCGCGACCAGATTCATATTCTGGATGGAAACGCGATCGATATTGAAGCAGAATGTCAGAAATACGAAGATAAAATTGCTGCCTTTGGTGGCGTGGAGTTATTTGTGGGGGGTGTCGGTGAAGATGGTCATATAGCATTTAATGAGCCTGGTTCGTCTTTGGAATCGCGGACGCGCATCAAAACACTGACCTACAGCACGAAGTTAGCCAATGCTCGTTTCTTTGATGATGAGATTGATCAGGTTCCGAAATATGCTTTAACTGTGGGTGTCGGGACGATTCGGGATGCGCGAGAAGTGATGATTTTGGCACAGGGATATCAGAAAGCAAATGCACTGCGCTGTGCGATCGAGGAAGGTGTGAACCATATGTGGACAATTTCTGCGCTTCAGCTTCATCCAACCAGTATTGTCGTGTGCGATGAAGATGCGACACTAGAGCTAAAAGTGAAAACCGTGAAATATTTCAAACAGCTAGAACGCGATAGCCCCACGCTAAAAAATCAGGGATAGATTAGGGATAGACTCATGTTTGCGTTAACGAATTGCACCCTTTATACCGGAAAAGAAGAAGTCAAAGATGATGCTTTGTTGATTGAGCAGGATCGAATTGTTGATCGCATCTCAGCTAAAAATTTGCATGTCGATTGTCCAGTAATTGACGCAAAAGGATACTCTGTTGCTCCTGGATTTATTGATTTACAGTTAAACGGCTGTGGTGGCGTCATGTTCAACGATGCGATCGAACCCAACACATTCGACGTAATGCATCAAACCAACCTCAAGAGCGGTACAACCAGCTTTTTGCCGACGCTGATCACATCACCCGATGCCGACATGATGCAGGCGATCGAGATCACAAAAGCCTATCGCCAGTCGCAAAAATATAACGTGCTGGGATTACATCTTGAAGGACCCTATTTCAACCGCAAGCGTAAAGGCATCCACAACGAAGCCTATATTCGCAAGCCCGATCGCGCCATGCTTAAGAGGATTGCCCAGGCAGGCAAAGAAGTCGTGCGAATCATGACGCTGGCTCCAGAAATGGTAGAGCCGGATGAGATTCGTCTATTAGCCGATGCTGGAATTATTGTCTCAGGCGGACATACTGACGCGACCTATGAGCAAGCGATCGCGGGATTTGATGCGGGTGTGCAAATGGTGACGCACTTATTTAACGCCATGTCTCCCTGGCAGGGGCGCAGTCCGGGGGGCGTGGGAGCAGTGTTCGATCGTCCCGAAATCTATGCTGGAATAATTGCCGATGGCTATCACGTTCATTACGCTTCGATCCGGTTAGCGCATCAACTCAAGCAAGACAAACTTGTATTAGTCACGGATGCCACACCACCTGTTGGGACAGCAATGGAGTCCTTCTGGATTGGCGGGCATGAAGTGTTTTATCAAGATGGGAAATGCGTTGCTGCAGATGGAACGCTCGGCGGCTCTGCCCTGACCATGATTGAAGCGGTCGCTAATGTAGTTCGCCATGCCCAAATTCCGCTCTCCGAAGCCCTCCGCATGGCATCGACTTACCCCGCTCACCTCATCAACGTGGCTCAGGAATTCGGATATATTGCCCCTGGCTATG
Coding sequences:
- a CDS encoding DUF6439 family protein produces the protein MPHPQPLTSEDLSNPQTSRLAEVSTLELAQALAERLAITPADWHRLKANRTARSSEQAAIALLYLLKENPQEALPRLQQAAGWLDRSVSAPPCPTHGH
- the nagE gene encoding N-acetylglucosamine-specific PTS transporter subunit IIBC, whose protein sequence is MAGFSELQRLGKALMLPIAVLPAAGLLLRLGAPDVLNIPVMTKAGGAVFDNLPAIFATGIAIGFARDASGAAALAGLVGYYVLTVGTKAINEDINMGVLAGIITGVVAGLLYNRFYNIKLPDYLGFFGGKRFVPIATGGVCFLLAVLFGFIWPPIQAVIEGIGNWIVTSGPIGTFVYGSLNRLLIPVGLHHILNSLVWFVFGTFNGAKEVVTGDLNRYFAGDPTAGTFMAGFYPVMMFGLPAACLAMAHAAFPEKRRVTSGVMLSMALTSFLTGITEPIEFTFMFLAPVLYAIHAFLTGISMALLNLLGVKHGFTFSAGAIDFILNFGLSTKGWLILPIGLVYGLIYYFLFLFCIRKLNLRTPGREAEVVEDPLQAATEAPVPVGARMAAVPAAAPTMTRSTYAPENDTTTLARRYLAALGGEDNIRTIDACITRLRLTLVNRDVVSDEQLKALGAKGVIRLGSDGMQIVLGPMAETIAEEMRNLR
- the nagB gene encoding glucosamine-6-phosphate deaminase, which encodes MRLVICESAKAVADWAARYVQQRIQAFAPTADRPFVLGLPTGGTPLKMYQRLIEFYQQGEISFRHVVTFNMDEYVGLPEDHPQSYHTYMYSNFFNHIDIPRDQIHILDGNAIDIEAECQKYEDKIAAFGGVELFVGGVGEDGHIAFNEPGSSLESRTRIKTLTYSTKLANARFFDDEIDQVPKYALTVGVGTIRDAREVMILAQGYQKANALRCAIEEGVNHMWTISALQLHPTSIVVCDEDATLELKVKTVKYFKQLERDSPTLKNQG
- the nagA gene encoding N-acetylglucosamine-6-phosphate deacetylase; the encoded protein is MFALTNCTLYTGKEEVKDDALLIEQDRIVDRISAKNLHVDCPVIDAKGYSVAPGFIDLQLNGCGGVMFNDAIEPNTFDVMHQTNLKSGTTSFLPTLITSPDADMMQAIEITKAYRQSQKYNVLGLHLEGPYFNRKRKGIHNEAYIRKPDRAMLKRIAQAGKEVVRIMTLAPEMVEPDEIRLLADAGIIVSGGHTDATYEQAIAGFDAGVQMVTHLFNAMSPWQGRSPGGVGAVFDRPEIYAGIIADGYHVHYASIRLAHQLKQDKLVLVTDATPPVGTAMESFWIGGHEVFYQDGKCVAADGTLGGSALTMIEAVANVVRHAQIPLSEALRMASTYPAHLINVAQEFGYIAPGYVANLAIFDQDFQMRGIVDRGELQWFQPIRSHALHSHALQ